A single Pan troglodytes isolate AG18354 chromosome X, NHGRI_mPanTro3-v2.0_pri, whole genome shotgun sequence DNA region contains:
- the KDM5C gene encoding lysine-specific demethylase 5C isoform X14 has protein sequence MEPGSDDFLPPPECPVFEPSWAEFRDPLGYIAKIRPIAEKSGICKIRPPADWQPPFAVEVDNFRFTPRIQRLNELEAQTRVKLNYLDQIAKFWEIQGSSLKIPNVERRILDLYSLSKIVVEEGGYEAICKDRRWARVAQRLNYPPGKNIGSLLRSHYERIVYPYEMYQSGANLVCNTRPFDNEEKDKEYKPHSIPLRQSVQPSKFNSYGRRAKRLQPDPEPTEEDIEKNPELKKLQIYGAGPKMMGLGLMAKDKTLRKKDKEGPECPPTVVVKEELGGDVKVESTSPKTFLESKEELSHSPEPCTKMTMRLRRNHSNAQFIESYVCRMCSRGDEDDKLLLCDGCDDNYHIFCLLPPLPEIPKGVWRCPKCVMAECKRPPEAFGFEQATREYTLQSFGEMADSFKADYFNMPVHMVPTELVEKEFWRLVNSIEEDVTVEYGADIHSKEFGSGFPVSDSKRHLTPEEEEYATSGWNLNVMPVLEQSVLCHINADISGMKVPWLYVGMVFSAFCWHIEDHWSYSINYLHWGEPKTWYGVPSLAAEHLEEVMKKLTPELFDSQPDLLHQLVTLMNPNTLMSHGVPVVRTNQCAGEFVITFPRAYHSGFNQGYNFAEAVNFCTADWLPAGRQCIEHYRRLRRYCVFSHEELICKMAACPEKLDLNLAAAVHKEMFIMVQEERRLRKALLEKGITEAEREAFELLPDDERQCIKCKTTCFLSALACYDCPDGLVCLSHINDLCKCSSSRQYLRYRYTLDELPAMLHKLKVRAESFDTWANKVRVALEVEDGRKRSLEELRALESEARERRFPNSELLQQLKNCLSEAEACVSRALGLVSGQEAGPHRVAGLQMTLTELRAFLDQMNNLPCAMHQIGDVKGVLEQVEAYQAEAREALASLPSSPGLLQSLLERGRQLGVEVPEAQQLQRQVEQARWLDEVKRTLAPSARRGTLAVMRGLLVAGASVAPSPAVDKAQAELQELLTIAERWEEKAHLCLEARQKHPPATLEAIIREAENIPVHLPNIQALKEALAKARAWIADVDEIQNGDHYPCLDDLEGLVAVGRDLPVGLEELRQLELQVLTAHSWREKASKTFLKKNSCYTLLEVLCPCADAGSDSTKRSRWMEKELGLYKSDTELLGLSAQDLRDPGSVIVAFKEGEQKEKEGILQLRRTNSAKPSPLASSTTASSTTSVCVCGQVPAGAGALQCDLCQDWFHGRCVSVPRLLSSPRPNPTSSPLLAWWEWDTKFLCPLCMRSRRPRLETILALLVALQRLPVRLPEGEALQCLTERAISWQGRARQALASEDVTALLGRLAELRQRLQAEPRPEEPPNYPAAPASDPLREGSGKDMPKVQGLLENGDSVTSPEKVAPEEGSDLELLSSLLPQLTGPVLELPEATRAPLEELMMEGDLLEVTLDENHSIWQLLQAGQPPDLERIRTLLEVMPLMNGD, from the exons ATGGAGCCGGGGTCCGACGATTTCCTACCGCCACCGGAGTGCCCGGTGTTCGAGCCTAGCTGGGCCGAGTTCCGAGACCCTCTTGGCTACATCGCGAAAATCAGGCCCATCGCAGAGAAATCGGGCATTTGCAAGATCCGCCCACCCGCG GACTGGCAGCCACCCTTTGCTGTGGAAGTGGACAACTTCAGGTTTACCCCCCGAATCCAGAGGCTGAATGAGCTAGAG GCCCAGACGAGAGTGAAACTGAACTACTTGGACCAGATTGCCAAATTCTGGGAAATCCAGGGCTCCTCCTTAAAGATTCCCAATGTAGAACGGCGGATCTTGGACCTCTACAGTCTCAGCAAA ATTGTGGTGGAGGAAGGTGGTTATGAAGCTATCTGCAAGGACCGTCGGTGGGCTCGGGTAGCCCAGCGCCTCAACTATCCACCAGGCAAAAATATTGGCTCCTTGCTACGCTCCCACTACGAACGCATTGTTTATCCCTATGAAATGTACCAGTCTGGAGCCAACCTTGTG TGTAACACACGTCCATTTGATAATGAGGAGAAGGACAAGGAATACAAACCCCACAGCATCCCCCTACGACAGTCTGTGCAGCCTTCCAAGTTCAACAGCTATGGCCGGCGGGCCAAGAGACTGCAGCCTGAT ccGGAACCCACAGAGGAAGACATTGAAAAGAATCCAGAGCTGAAAAAGCTACAGATCTATGGGGCAGGCCCCAAGATGATGGGCCTGGGCCTCATGGCCAAAGACAAGACTCTGCGGAAGAAAG aTAAGGAGGGGCCTGAGTGTCCCCCCACAGTAGTGGTGAAGGAGGAGTTAGGTGGGGATGTGAAGGTGGAGTCAACATCGCCTAAGACCTTCCTGGAGAGCAAGGAGGAGCTGAGTCACAGCCCAGAACCCTGCACCAAGATGACCATGAGGCTACGGAGGAACCACAGCAATGCCCAGTTT ATTGAGTCATATGTCTGCCGGATGTGTTCTCGAGGGGATGAGGATGACAAGCTCCTGCTGTGTGATGGCTGTGATGACAACTACCACATCTTCTGCctgctgcctcctctgcctgAGATCCCCAAGGGTGTCTGGCGGTGCCCAAAGTGTGTCATGGCG GAGTGTAAGCGGCCCCCAGAAGCCTTTGGCTTTGAGCAGGCTACCCGGGAATACACTCTGCAGAGCTTTGGCGAGATGGCCGACTCCTTTAAAGCTGACTACTTCAACATGCCCGTGCAT ATGGTGCCCACAGAACTTGTGGAGAaggagttctggaggctggtaaATAGCATTGAGGAAGATGTGACTGTTGAGTATGGAGCTGACATCCATTCCAAAGAATTTGGCAGCGGTTTCCCTGTCAGTGACAGTAAACGGCACCTAACCCCCGAAGAGGAG GAGTATGCTACCAGTGGTTGGAACCTAAATGTGATGCCGGTGTTGGAACAGTCTGTACTGTGCCACATCAATGCAGATATCTCTGGCATGAAGGTGCCCTGGCTCTACGTGGGCATGGTCTTCTCAGCCTTTTGCTGGCATATTGAGGATCACTGGAGTTACTCCATTAACTACCTCCACTG GGGTGAGCCGAAGACCTGGTATGGGGTGCCCTCACTTGCAGCAGAACATTTGGAAGAAGTGATGAAGAAGCTGACACCTGAACTATTTGATAGCCAGCCTGACCTCCTGCACCAACTTGTCACCCTCATGAATCCCAACACCCTCATGTCCCATGGTGTGCCA GTTGTCCGCACAAACCAGTGTGCAGGAGAATTTGTCATCACCTTCCCCCGTGCTTACCACAGCGGCTTCAACCAAGGCTACAACTTTGCCGAGGCTGTCAACTTTTGCACTGCTGACTGG TTGCCTGCTGGGCGCCAGTGCATTGAGCACTACCGCCGGCTCCGGAGATACTGCGTCTTCTCCCATGAGGAGCTTATCTGCAAGATGGCTGCCTGCCCAGAGAAGCTAGACCTAAACCTGGCGGCAGCTGTGCATAAGGAGATGTTCATCATGGTGCAAGAAGAGCGGCGTCTACGAAAGGCCCTGCTGGAGAAG GGTATCACAGAGGCTGAGCGAGAGGCTTTCGAGCTGCTCCCAGATGATGAGCGCCAGTGTATCAAGTGCAAGACTACGTGTTTCCTGTCAGCCCTGGCCTGCTACGACTGCCCAGACGGCCTTGTCTGCCTTTCCCACATCAATGATCTCTGCAAGTGCTCTAGTAGCCGGCAGTACCTGCG GTATCGGTATACCTTGGATGAGCTTCCTGCCATGCTGCATAAGCTGAAGGTTCGGGCTGAGTCCTTTGACACCTGGGCCAACAAAGTGCGAGtggccctggaggtggaggatgGGCGGAAGCGCA GCCTTGAAGAACTGAGGGCACTAGAGTCTGAAGCCCGTGAGCGGAGGTTTCCTAATAGTGAGCTGCTGCAGCAACTAAAGAACTGCCTGAGTGAGGCAGAGGCTTGCGTGTCCCGAGCTCTGGGACTGGTCAGCGGCCAGGAAGCTGG CCCCCACAGGGTGGCTGGTCTACAGATGACCCTGACTGAGCTCCGGGCCTTTCTGGACCAGATGAACAACCTGCCTTGCGCCATGCACCAGATTGGGGATGTCAAG GGTGTTCTGGAACAGGTGGAGGCCTACCAGGCTGAGGCTCGTGAGGCCCTGGCCTCACTGCCCTCCAGTCCAGGGCTACTGCAGTCCCTGTTGGAGAGGGGGCGGCAGCTGGGGGTGGAGGTGCCTGAGGCCCAGCAGCTCCAGCGGCAGGTGGAACAGGCGCGATGGCTGGATGAGGTGAAACGCACACTGGCCCCCTCAGCCCGAAGGGGCACCTTGGCTGTCATGCGAGGACTGTTGGTCGCGGGTGCCAGTGTAGCCCCTAGCCCTGCTGTGGATAAAGCCCAGGCCGAGCTGCAGGAACTGCTGACCATTGCTGAACGCTGGGAGGAGAAAGCCCACCTCTGCCTGGAGGCCAG GCAGAAGCATCCACCAGCCACACTTGAGGCCATAATCCGTGAAGCGGAAAACATCCCTGTTCACCTGCCCAACATCCAGGCTCTCAAGGAGGCTCTTGCTAAGGCCCGGGCCTGGATTGCTGATGTTGATGAGATCCAA AATGGTGACCACTACCCCTGCCTGGATGACTTGGAGGGCCTAGTAGCTGTGGGCCGGGACCTACCTGTGGGGCTGGAGGAGCTGAGACAGCTAGAGCTACAGGTACTGACAGCGCACTCCTGGAGGGAGAAGGCCTCCAAGACCTTCCTCAAGAAAAATTCTTGCTACACGCtgctggag GTTCTCTGCCCATGTGCAGATGCTGGCTCAGACAGCACCAAGCGCAGCCGGTGGATGGAGAAGGAGCTGGGGTTGTACAAATCTGACACAGAGCTGCTGGGGCTGTCTGCGCAGGacctcagggacccaggctctgtG ATCGTGGCCTTCAAGGAGGGGgaacagaaggagaaggagggtaTCCTGCAGCTGCGTCGCACCAATTCGGCCAAGCCCAGTCCACTGGCATCATCGACCACGGCCTCCTCTACAacctctgtctgtgtgtgtgggcagGTGCCGGCTGGGGCGGGAGCTCTGCAGTGTGACCTGTGTCAGGACTGGTTCCATGGGCGGTGTGTGTCAGTGCCTCGCCTCCTCAGCTCTCCGAGGCCCAATCCCACCTCATCCCCACTGCTGGCCTGGTGGGAATGGGACACCAAATTCCTGTGTCCACTGTGTATGCGCTCAAGGCGCCCGCGcctggagaccatcctggcactGCTGGTAGCCCTGCAGAGACTGCCTGTGCGGCTGCCCGAGGGCGAGGCCCTGCAGTGCCTCACAGAGAGGGCCATCAGCTGGCAAGGCCGCGCCAGGCAGGCTCTGGCCTCTGAAGATGTGACTGCTCTTTTGGGACGGCTGGCTGAGCTCCGCCAACGGCTACAGGCTGAACCTAGACCTGAGGAGCCTCCTAACTACCCTGCAGCCCCTGCTTCTGACCCCCTCAGAGAGGGCAGTGGCAAGGATATGCCTAAG GTCCAGGGCTTACTGGAGAATGGAGACAGTGTGACCAGTCCTGAGAAGGTAGCCCCGGAGGAGGGCTCAG ATCTGGAGCTGCTGTCCTCGCTGTTGCCACAGTTGACTGGCCCTGTGTTGGAACTGCCTGAGGCAACCCGGGCCCCCTTGGAGGAGCTCATGATGGAGGGGGACCTGCTCGAGGTGACCCTGGATGAGAACCACAGCATCTGGCAGCTGCTGCAGGCTGGACAGCCCCCAGACCTGGAGAGGATCCGCACACTTCTGGAG GTTATGCCCCTGATGAATGGGGACTAA
- the KDM5C gene encoding lysine-specific demethylase 5C isoform X21 → MYQSGANLVQCNTRPFDNEEKDKEYKPHSIPLRQSVQPSKFNSYGRRAKRLQPDPEPTEEDIEKNPELKKLQIYGAGPKMMGLGLMAKDKTLRKKDKEGPECPPTVVVKEELGGDVKVESTSPKTFLESKEELSHSPEPCTKMTMRLRRNHSNAQFIESYVCRMCSRGDEDDKLLLCDGCDDNYHIFCLLPPLPEIPKGVWRCPKCVMAECKRPPEAFGFEQATREYTLQSFGEMADSFKADYFNMPVHMVPTELVEKEFWRLVNSIEEDVTVEYGADIHSKEFGSGFPVSDSKRHLTPEEEEYATSGWNLNVMPVLEQSVLCHINADISGMKVPWLYVGMVFSAFCWHIEDHWSYSINYLHWGEPKTWYGVPSLAAEHLEEVMKKLTPELFDSQPDLLHQLVTLMNPNTLMSHGVPVVRTNQCAGEFVITFPRAYHSGFNQGYNFAEAVNFCTADWLPAGRQCIEHYRRLRRYCVFSHEELICKMAACPEKLDLNLAAAVHKEMFIMVQEERRLRKALLEKGITEAEREAFELLPDDERQCIKCKTTCFLSALACYDCPDGLVCLSHINDLCKCSSSRQYLRYRYTLDELPAMLHKLKVRAESFDTWANKVRVALEVEDGRKRSLEELRALESEARERRFPNSELLQQLKNCLSEAEACVSRALGLVSGQEAGPHRVAGLQMTLTELRAFLDQMNNLPCAMHQIGDVKGVLEQVEAYQAEAREALASLPSSPGLLQSLLERGRQLGVEVPEAQQLQRQVEQARWLDEVKRTLAPSARRGTLAVMRGLLVAGASVAPSPAVDKAQAELQELLTIAERWEEKAHLCLEARQKHPPATLEAIIREAENIPVHLPNIQALKEALAKARAWIADVDEIQNGDHYPCLDDLEGLVAVGRDLPVGLEELRQLELQVLTAHSWREKASKTFLKKNSCYTLLEVLCPCADAGSDSTKRSRWMEKELGLYKSDTELLGLSAQDLRDPGSVIVAFKEGEQKEKEGILQLRRTNSAKPSPLASSTTASSTTSVCVCGQVPAGAGALQCDLCQDWFHGRCVSVPRLLSSPRPNPTSSPLLAWWEWDTKFLCPLCMRSRRPRLETILALLVALQRLPVRLPEGEALQCLTERAISWQGRARQALASEDVTALLGRLAELRQRLQAEPRPEEPPNYPAAPASDPLREGSGKDMPKVQGLLENGDSVTSPEKVAPEEGSDLELLSSLLPQLTGPVLELPEATRAPLEELMMEGDLLEVTLDENHSIWQLLQAGQPPDLERIRTLLEVMPLMNGD, encoded by the exons ATGTACCAGTCTGGAGCCAACCTTGTG CAGTGTAACACACGTCCATTTGATAATGAGGAGAAGGACAAGGAATACAAACCCCACAGCATCCCCCTACGACAGTCTGTGCAGCCTTCCAAGTTCAACAGCTATGGCCGGCGGGCCAAGAGACTGCAGCCTGAT ccGGAACCCACAGAGGAAGACATTGAAAAGAATCCAGAGCTGAAAAAGCTACAGATCTATGGGGCAGGCCCCAAGATGATGGGCCTGGGCCTCATGGCCAAAGACAAGACTCTGCGGAAGAAAG aTAAGGAGGGGCCTGAGTGTCCCCCCACAGTAGTGGTGAAGGAGGAGTTAGGTGGGGATGTGAAGGTGGAGTCAACATCGCCTAAGACCTTCCTGGAGAGCAAGGAGGAGCTGAGTCACAGCCCAGAACCCTGCACCAAGATGACCATGAGGCTACGGAGGAACCACAGCAATGCCCAGTTT ATTGAGTCATATGTCTGCCGGATGTGTTCTCGAGGGGATGAGGATGACAAGCTCCTGCTGTGTGATGGCTGTGATGACAACTACCACATCTTCTGCctgctgcctcctctgcctgAGATCCCCAAGGGTGTCTGGCGGTGCCCAAAGTGTGTCATGGCG GAGTGTAAGCGGCCCCCAGAAGCCTTTGGCTTTGAGCAGGCTACCCGGGAATACACTCTGCAGAGCTTTGGCGAGATGGCCGACTCCTTTAAAGCTGACTACTTCAACATGCCCGTGCAT ATGGTGCCCACAGAACTTGTGGAGAaggagttctggaggctggtaaATAGCATTGAGGAAGATGTGACTGTTGAGTATGGAGCTGACATCCATTCCAAAGAATTTGGCAGCGGTTTCCCTGTCAGTGACAGTAAACGGCACCTAACCCCCGAAGAGGAG GAGTATGCTACCAGTGGTTGGAACCTAAATGTGATGCCGGTGTTGGAACAGTCTGTACTGTGCCACATCAATGCAGATATCTCTGGCATGAAGGTGCCCTGGCTCTACGTGGGCATGGTCTTCTCAGCCTTTTGCTGGCATATTGAGGATCACTGGAGTTACTCCATTAACTACCTCCACTG GGGTGAGCCGAAGACCTGGTATGGGGTGCCCTCACTTGCAGCAGAACATTTGGAAGAAGTGATGAAGAAGCTGACACCTGAACTATTTGATAGCCAGCCTGACCTCCTGCACCAACTTGTCACCCTCATGAATCCCAACACCCTCATGTCCCATGGTGTGCCA GTTGTCCGCACAAACCAGTGTGCAGGAGAATTTGTCATCACCTTCCCCCGTGCTTACCACAGCGGCTTCAACCAAGGCTACAACTTTGCCGAGGCTGTCAACTTTTGCACTGCTGACTGG TTGCCTGCTGGGCGCCAGTGCATTGAGCACTACCGCCGGCTCCGGAGATACTGCGTCTTCTCCCATGAGGAGCTTATCTGCAAGATGGCTGCCTGCCCAGAGAAGCTAGACCTAAACCTGGCGGCAGCTGTGCATAAGGAGATGTTCATCATGGTGCAAGAAGAGCGGCGTCTACGAAAGGCCCTGCTGGAGAAG GGTATCACAGAGGCTGAGCGAGAGGCTTTCGAGCTGCTCCCAGATGATGAGCGCCAGTGTATCAAGTGCAAGACTACGTGTTTCCTGTCAGCCCTGGCCTGCTACGACTGCCCAGACGGCCTTGTCTGCCTTTCCCACATCAATGATCTCTGCAAGTGCTCTAGTAGCCGGCAGTACCTGCG GTATCGGTATACCTTGGATGAGCTTCCTGCCATGCTGCATAAGCTGAAGGTTCGGGCTGAGTCCTTTGACACCTGGGCCAACAAAGTGCGAGtggccctggaggtggaggatgGGCGGAAGCGCA GCCTTGAAGAACTGAGGGCACTAGAGTCTGAAGCCCGTGAGCGGAGGTTTCCTAATAGTGAGCTGCTGCAGCAACTAAAGAACTGCCTGAGTGAGGCAGAGGCTTGCGTGTCCCGAGCTCTGGGACTGGTCAGCGGCCAGGAAGCTGG CCCCCACAGGGTGGCTGGTCTACAGATGACCCTGACTGAGCTCCGGGCCTTTCTGGACCAGATGAACAACCTGCCTTGCGCCATGCACCAGATTGGGGATGTCAAG GGTGTTCTGGAACAGGTGGAGGCCTACCAGGCTGAGGCTCGTGAGGCCCTGGCCTCACTGCCCTCCAGTCCAGGGCTACTGCAGTCCCTGTTGGAGAGGGGGCGGCAGCTGGGGGTGGAGGTGCCTGAGGCCCAGCAGCTCCAGCGGCAGGTGGAACAGGCGCGATGGCTGGATGAGGTGAAACGCACACTGGCCCCCTCAGCCCGAAGGGGCACCTTGGCTGTCATGCGAGGACTGTTGGTCGCGGGTGCCAGTGTAGCCCCTAGCCCTGCTGTGGATAAAGCCCAGGCCGAGCTGCAGGAACTGCTGACCATTGCTGAACGCTGGGAGGAGAAAGCCCACCTCTGCCTGGAGGCCAG GCAGAAGCATCCACCAGCCACACTTGAGGCCATAATCCGTGAAGCGGAAAACATCCCTGTTCACCTGCCCAACATCCAGGCTCTCAAGGAGGCTCTTGCTAAGGCCCGGGCCTGGATTGCTGATGTTGATGAGATCCAA AATGGTGACCACTACCCCTGCCTGGATGACTTGGAGGGCCTAGTAGCTGTGGGCCGGGACCTACCTGTGGGGCTGGAGGAGCTGAGACAGCTAGAGCTACAGGTACTGACAGCGCACTCCTGGAGGGAGAAGGCCTCCAAGACCTTCCTCAAGAAAAATTCTTGCTACACGCtgctggag GTTCTCTGCCCATGTGCAGATGCTGGCTCAGACAGCACCAAGCGCAGCCGGTGGATGGAGAAGGAGCTGGGGTTGTACAAATCTGACACAGAGCTGCTGGGGCTGTCTGCGCAGGacctcagggacccaggctctgtG ATCGTGGCCTTCAAGGAGGGGgaacagaaggagaaggagggtaTCCTGCAGCTGCGTCGCACCAATTCGGCCAAGCCCAGTCCACTGGCATCATCGACCACGGCCTCCTCTACAacctctgtctgtgtgtgtgggcagGTGCCGGCTGGGGCGGGAGCTCTGCAGTGTGACCTGTGTCAGGACTGGTTCCATGGGCGGTGTGTGTCAGTGCCTCGCCTCCTCAGCTCTCCGAGGCCCAATCCCACCTCATCCCCACTGCTGGCCTGGTGGGAATGGGACACCAAATTCCTGTGTCCACTGTGTATGCGCTCAAGGCGCCCGCGcctggagaccatcctggcactGCTGGTAGCCCTGCAGAGACTGCCTGTGCGGCTGCCCGAGGGCGAGGCCCTGCAGTGCCTCACAGAGAGGGCCATCAGCTGGCAAGGCCGCGCCAGGCAGGCTCTGGCCTCTGAAGATGTGACTGCTCTTTTGGGACGGCTGGCTGAGCTCCGCCAACGGCTACAGGCTGAACCTAGACCTGAGGAGCCTCCTAACTACCCTGCAGCCCCTGCTTCTGACCCCCTCAGAGAGGGCAGTGGCAAGGATATGCCTAAG GTCCAGGGCTTACTGGAGAATGGAGACAGTGTGACCAGTCCTGAGAAGGTAGCCCCGGAGGAGGGCTCAG ATCTGGAGCTGCTGTCCTCGCTGTTGCCACAGTTGACTGGCCCTGTGTTGGAACTGCCTGAGGCAACCCGGGCCCCCTTGGAGGAGCTCATGATGGAGGGGGACCTGCTCGAGGTGACCCTGGATGAGAACCACAGCATCTGGCAGCTGCTGCAGGCTGGACAGCCCCCAGACCTGGAGAGGATCCGCACACTTCTGGAG GTTATGCCCCTGATGAATGGGGACTAA